A genomic window from Deltaproteobacteria bacterium includes:
- a CDS encoding UDP-2,3-diacylglucosamine diphosphatase produces MKILFISDAHLRTRQTNGYQNLVKFLGSLRGKTNGNGKASLGQGDIKGRQGNIADVDDLYILGDFFDFWFSAGGFIYPEFRDIVEMLAELKERGIRLHLCEGNHDFFLADYFARQLGVEVITDWATINLEGRRVLISHGDTVDERNRRYLLLRKFLRSSFLYKLQRATPIALLWRIAQVSSRASKELTAETTHALAKKMRRFSKRKFREGFDAVILGHSHRHLLETSTVNGAPRTLVLLGDWVRHYSYLCYEDGNFTLSTFRLPQKRF; encoded by the coding sequence ATGAAGATATTGTTTATATCCGATGCCCATCTCCGCACGCGACAGACGAATGGTTACCAGAACCTCGTGAAATTTCTGGGCTCCCTGCGTGGAAAGACTAACGGGAACGGTAAAGCAAGTCTCGGACAGGGTGATATTAAAGGCCGGCAGGGAAACATAGCCGACGTTGATGACCTTTATATCCTGGGGGACTTTTTTGATTTCTGGTTTTCCGCCGGAGGCTTCATTTACCCGGAATTCCGGGACATCGTGGAAATGCTGGCGGAGCTGAAAGAGCGCGGCATCAGGCTCCACCTGTGCGAAGGAAATCATGATTTCTTTCTGGCCGATTATTTTGCGCGCCAGTTGGGGGTGGAGGTGATAACGGATTGGGCTACTATCAATCTGGAAGGTCGTCGTGTTCTAATTTCTCACGGTGACACGGTTGACGAACGCAACCGGAGGTATTTGCTGCTGAGAAAATTTCTCCGGAGCAGTTTTTTATACAAACTGCAACGGGCCACGCCCATCGCATTACTCTGGAGAATTGCCCAGGTGAGTTCCCGGGCGAGTAAAGAGTTGACGGCAGAAACTACCCATGCCCTGGCGAAGAAAATGCGCAGATTTTCCAAAAGGAAATTCAGGGAAGGTTTTGATGCCGTCATCCTGGGACACAGCCATCGGCATCTATTGGAAACATCTACGGTAAACGGCGCCCCAAGGACACTGGTACTTCTGGGCGATTGGGTGCGGCACTACTCTTATCTCTGCTATGAGGACGGCAATTTTACCCTCTCTACTTTCCGGCTGCCGCAGAAGCGCTTTTGA
- a CDS encoding integration host factor subunit beta, with protein MTKSDLIAALAAKEQLTDKNAIDTINLIFSGFADTLKKGGRIEVRGFGSFTVREYKAYTGRNPRTGKDVKVRPKKLPFFKVGKELKDLVDRK; from the coding sequence ATGACAAAATCAGACCTTATCGCAGCTCTGGCCGCAAAAGAACAACTGACCGATAAAAATGCAATAGACACAATTAATCTGATCTTCAGCGGATTTGCCGACACTCTGAAAAAGGGAGGTCGTATTGAGGTCAGAGGCTTTGGAAGCTTTACGGTGAGGGAATACAAGGCATATACAGGAAGGAATCCCAGGACAGGGAAAGATGTTAAGGTGCGGCCAAAGAAGCTGCCGTTCTTTAAGGTGGGGAAAGAGCTGAAGGATTTGGTTGATAGGAAATAG
- a CDS encoding isoprenylcysteine carboxylmethyltransferase family protein, producing the protein MARLCDRIINFIYQKATMRGEHHGLLTVLGGLFFSGAILFIIFLALLSDKLLGLHAWPSSPSNLILSIPLLAAGIWLWLWSVLIFIKSKGTPVPLSPPPKLVDTGPYRHSRNPMLSGVFLMLFGVGFLFQLLSLVIIYTPLFIVLIFLEFKMIEEPELEKRLGAAYVEYRQKVPMFFPYPGHGKH; encoded by the coding sequence ATGGCTCGCTTGTGTGACAGAATAATCAACTTTATCTACCAAAAAGCAACCATGCGGGGAGAACATCACGGTCTCTTGACCGTTTTGGGAGGTCTCTTTTTTTCCGGTGCGATCCTTTTCATTATCTTTCTGGCATTGTTATCCGACAAACTGCTGGGCTTGCACGCATGGCCATCCTCGCCGTCAAACCTAATTCTGTCCATTCCCTTGCTTGCGGCCGGAATCTGGCTTTGGCTATGGTCCGTGCTGATATTTATCAAATCGAAAGGCACGCCGGTGCCTCTCAGCCCGCCCCCGAAGCTTGTTGACACCGGACCTTATCGCCACTCGAGAAACCCCATGTTATCCGGTGTATTCCTTATGCTTTTCGGCGTCGGCTTTCTGTTTCAATTGCTCTCGTTGGTCATCATATACACGCCGCTGTTTATAGTGCTTATCTTTCTTGAATTCAAGATGATTGAAGAGCCGGAACTCGAAAAGCGGCTAGGCGCAGCCTATGTGGAATACAGGCAAAAGGTCCCCATGTTCTTCCCGTATCCAGGCCACGGCAAACATTGA
- a CDS encoding EthD family reductase — protein MYKVSVMYPNQKDCHFDLEYYRTKHMALAEKHLKPFGLLRTEVLRGISGGGGQPAPYVCIGNLYFDSADGYERGGAASGGVLRADIPNFTDVAPIRQISEILTVG, from the coding sequence ATGTACAAAGTGAGCGTGATGTATCCGAACCAGAAAGATTGCCATTTCGATCTGGAATACTACCGCACGAAGCATATGGCTCTTGCGGAAAAGCATTTGAAGCCCTTCGGCCTCCTGCGGACAGAAGTTCTGCGGGGCATCTCAGGTGGTGGCGGTCAGCCAGCGCCGTACGTTTGCATCGGCAACCTCTATTTCGACTCGGCCGACGGCTATGAGAGAGGCGGCGCAGCCTCTGGGGGTGTTTTGCGCGCAGATATTCCCAATTTCACCGATGTGGCACCCATTCGCCAGATTAGTGAAATTCTAACCGTTGGTTGA
- the speB gene encoding agmatinase yields MNYGGIDSHSSLADAKFVVVPVPYDLTSTYQSGSRRGPGAILDASANMELYDEELRQETYLAGIHTLVPLAADARGPEEMVASVREQITRVLVHGKIPVMLGGEHSISLGAVQAMQEKYPALSVLQLDAHADLRDSYQGSPYSHAAVARRIVEICPLVQVGIRSMSVEEAVFMAAGTVRTLTVDAIRADKSWQEKVLEYLSGDVYVTIDLDVFDPAIMPSTGTPEPDGLAWRDVISLLRELSRRRRIRGFDVVELAPVPGLVAPDFLAAKLVYRLMGYLTPDTVNI; encoded by the coding sequence ATGAATTACGGCGGCATAGATTCCCATTCATCCCTGGCAGACGCAAAATTCGTGGTCGTCCCCGTTCCTTATGACCTGACGTCTACCTATCAGTCCGGTTCCCGACGTGGTCCGGGCGCTATACTGGACGCCTCGGCGAATATGGAGCTCTATGATGAGGAGTTGAGACAAGAAACCTATCTGGCCGGCATCCATACCCTTGTCCCCCTGGCGGCGGATGCCCGTGGTCCCGAGGAAATGGTTGCCTCGGTACGCGAGCAGATAACCCGCGTCCTTGTGCATGGTAAAATTCCCGTCATGCTGGGAGGCGAGCACAGTATATCTCTTGGTGCGGTGCAGGCTATGCAGGAAAAATATCCGGCGCTATCGGTCCTGCAATTAGACGCCCATGCAGATCTCCGGGATTCCTATCAGGGCAGTCCTTACAGTCACGCTGCTGTGGCCCGCCGGATTGTCGAAATATGCCCGCTGGTGCAGGTTGGCATCAGGAGTATGAGTGTCGAAGAGGCCGTTTTTATGGCTGCCGGCACGGTGCGGACCTTGACTGTTGATGCTATTCGCGCTGATAAGAGCTGGCAGGAAAAGGTTCTTGAATATTTATCCGGTGATGTGTATGTAACTATAGATCTGGATGTTTTCGATCCGGCTATCATGCCGTCTACAGGAACGCCGGAGCCGGACGGGCTGGCCTGGAGGGATGTTATAAGCCTGTTGAGGGAGTTATCACGGCGGCGCCGGATCAGGGGTTTTGATGTGGTCGAATTGGCGCCTGTGCCCGGCCTGGTGGCCCCCGATTTTCTGGCGGCCAAGCTGGTCTATCGTCTGATGGGCTATTTGACGCCGGATACAGTTAACATATAA
- a CDS encoding flavin reductase family protein, whose amino-acid sequence MKIETLALHGKELHNFFSSIVAPRPIAFISTVDAEGRYNAAPFSAFNYLTLNPPIVAFGAGRRGNKKKDTILNIEAVGDFVVNMVDENLAEAMNQAAAAYAPGIDEIKEVGLTALKSEMVKSPRIAEAPISLECRLVQILELGHKPTRSTIILGEVLMVHVKDNVLTQGKIDPLKAKIIARMGDNDIYCRTTDIFKMKRL is encoded by the coding sequence ATGAAGATAGAAACTTTGGCGCTTCATGGAAAAGAGCTGCACAATTTTTTTTCTAGCATTGTCGCCCCCAGACCAATAGCATTCATTTCGACAGTTGATGCTGAAGGGCGATATAATGCTGCTCCCTTTAGTGCCTTCAACTATTTAACGCTAAATCCGCCGATAGTTGCCTTTGGAGCTGGCCGACGTGGAAACAAGAAAAAGGATACCATTCTAAATATAGAAGCGGTAGGCGATTTTGTAGTTAATATGGTTGATGAGAATCTGGCAGAGGCAATGAATCAGGCTGCGGCAGCTTATGCTCCCGGGATCGATGAAATTAAGGAAGTAGGACTTACTGCCCTGAAAAGCGAGATGGTTAAATCGCCTCGTATAGCTGAAGCACCAATCAGCTTGGAGTGCAGGTTAGTACAGATCTTGGAACTTGGCCACAAACCTACAAGGAGCACGATCATTCTCGGCGAAGTGCTTATGGTGCACGTTAAGGATAATGTCCTGACCCAAGGAAAAATTGATCCTCTGAAGGCAAAGATAATCGCAAGAATGGGCGATAATGACATTTACTGCCGAACCACGGATATTTTCAAGATGAAAAGATTGTAA
- a CDS encoding bacteriohemerythrin translates to MRKFKHIHWESKFSVHVDEIDAQHQKLYDITNRMVDIYNNNPEDCLNIIHELVEYAVIHFRTEERILIKCEYSAYEEQFRAHEKFYDKVDVLLRDFKRQKKGLSLDIVTFLIDWIYTHTTSMDLKIGEYILTCGYQK, encoded by the coding sequence ATGAGGAAGTTTAAGCATATCCACTGGGAGTCAAAGTTTTCAGTTCATGTTGACGAGATTGATGCGCAGCATCAGAAGCTGTACGATATCACCAATCGGATGGTGGATATCTACAATAACAATCCTGAAGACTGTTTAAATATCATCCACGAACTCGTTGAATACGCCGTCATTCACTTTCGTACCGAGGAGAGAATCCTGATCAAATGTGAATATTCTGCTTATGAAGAACAGTTTCGTGCCCATGAGAAATTTTATGATAAAGTGGATGTATTACTGCGGGACTTTAAAAGACAAAAAAAAGGATTATCGCTGGATATTGTTACTTTCTTGATTGACTGGATATATACGCACACAACTTCTATGGATTTGAAAATAGGCGAATATATCCTAACATGTGGATATCAGAAATAA
- a CDS encoding ATP-binding protein, translating into MPHYLSTSYAYAIPPILGCLVFFFLSLISLMRGRKNPANTLFAGLCFFGALINADVALVSLIVDKSVALKVDRGTYFFFVFSLPVFIQFVHAFIGIKRREWLEYLAYFCSLVFLFFTPSSLFISGLNTYSFGSIAQAGPIYRAFAVAAGLTVGYCFITLFFAIRKARNNELKNRIKYILGGIGLSIVLLILNILPVLGFAIYPAGNFSFIPGIFLALGVLKYDLLDIGAAIRRGTIYFILTVLLTLFYVAIIYVINSYLPLAGGNSIFLPFFLALLMVLLFDPIKQQVRRVIDNMFFRGRYDYQQLLKKISGEMATLLKLYQIRELLLHSISSTLQTSSIFLFLYDSGTARFIPYSEEETGEDVLGGITFDRNHPLVNFLEETAAPLSKIAVERMTPDHKLREQHLQFFNLLQATMVIPMLSGRRLVGMIALGEKKSGELFVHEDMELLTTIANQSVTAIENAHAYEEIEQLNVDLERKVVQRTASLRKTLEEKERTQKQLVQSESLAAIGQLVAGAAHELNNPLSSASSLIQSSLETISKAELSDAEVVDDLKFSLKELKRMGDIVRSLLDLSRQTQVYVEPVLVNLAIDDALRILYSQYKYLRVEIEKNYDENLPVIEGNFANLGQVFINVIKNAIQSLPNGHGRITLTTSYCQERDGVVITCQDTGKGIPTAQQKDIFKPFFTTKGVGEGTGLGLYISHEIIKLHGGSIDVTSEEGRGTAMIIELPCHRREA; encoded by the coding sequence ATGCCGCATTACCTGTCCACTTCGTATGCTTACGCGATTCCTCCCATACTTGGTTGCTTAGTATTCTTTTTCCTGTCGCTGATCTCGCTGATGCGGGGCAGAAAAAATCCCGCCAACACCTTGTTTGCGGGCTTATGTTTTTTTGGAGCCCTTATAAATGCCGACGTGGCTTTAGTTTCCCTGATCGTTGACAAGAGCGTGGCCCTTAAAGTGGACAGGGGCACCTATTTTTTTTTCGTCTTCAGTCTGCCCGTCTTTATCCAGTTTGTGCATGCCTTTATCGGCATTAAAAGACGAGAGTGGCTGGAGTATCTGGCCTATTTCTGCAGTTTGGTTTTCCTCTTTTTTACCCCCTCCTCCCTGTTTATCAGTGGTTTAAATACATACAGTTTTGGCAGCATTGCGCAGGCCGGGCCAATCTATCGCGCCTTTGCGGTTGCTGCCGGTCTTACCGTAGGTTATTGTTTTATTACTTTATTTTTTGCCATCAGGAAGGCCCGGAATAACGAGCTGAAAAACAGGATTAAGTACATCCTGGGAGGCATTGGACTCAGTATTGTGCTTCTTATTCTAAATATTCTACCCGTCCTGGGTTTTGCTATTTATCCGGCCGGCAATTTCAGTTTTATTCCGGGGATTTTTCTGGCTCTGGGCGTCTTGAAGTATGATCTCCTCGATATCGGCGCCGCGATCCGTCGTGGTACGATCTATTTTATTCTGACGGTCTTGCTGACGTTATTTTACGTTGCCATTATTTATGTTATCAACAGTTACCTGCCGCTCGCCGGGGGAAACAGCATTTTTCTTCCCTTTTTTCTGGCCTTGCTCATGGTGCTCCTCTTTGATCCCATCAAACAGCAGGTGCGGCGGGTCATTGACAATATGTTTTTTCGGGGACGCTACGATTACCAGCAATTGCTCAAAAAAATCAGCGGTGAAATGGCCACCCTTTTAAAATTATACCAGATCAGGGAACTTTTGCTGCATTCCATTTCCTCAACCCTGCAGACAAGCAGCATTTTTCTGTTTCTTTATGATAGCGGCACGGCGCGCTTTATTCCTTACAGCGAAGAAGAAACAGGGGAGGATGTCCTGGGAGGGATTACTTTCGACCGCAACCATCCCTTAGTTAACTTTCTTGAAGAAACGGCCGCGCCCTTAAGCAAAATTGCCGTGGAGCGGATGACGCCGGATCATAAACTCCGGGAGCAGCACCTTCAATTCTTCAATCTTCTTCAGGCAACCATGGTCATCCCGATGCTTTCCGGCCGGCGGTTGGTCGGGATGATTGCGCTGGGTGAAAAAAAATCAGGGGAACTCTTTGTTCATGAAGATATGGAACTTTTGACTACCATTGCCAATCAAAGCGTGACGGCCATAGAAAATGCCCATGCTTATGAAGAGATCGAGCAATTGAATGTTGATCTGGAGCGGAAGGTGGTGCAAAGAACAGCGTCGCTGCGTAAAACTCTGGAGGAAAAGGAAAGAACGCAAAAACAGTTAGTTCAGTCGGAAAGTCTGGCCGCTATCGGACAATTGGTAGCCGGCGCCGCTCACGAACTGAATAATCCTCTGTCCAGTGCCTCCAGCCTTATTCAGAGCAGCCTGGAAACCATCTCGAAGGCGGAGTTATCGGATGCTGAAGTAGTGGATGATCTTAAATTTTCCTTGAAAGAACTGAAACGCATGGGGGATATAGTCCGGAGTTTGCTTGACCTTTCCCGCCAGACGCAGGTGTACGTCGAACCGGTGCTGGTAAATCTGGCGATAGATGACGCCTTGAGGATTCTATACAGCCAGTATAAATATCTCCGCGTGGAGATCGAAAAAAACTATGATGAAAACCTGCCGGTAATAGAAGGAAATTTTGCCAATCTCGGGCAGGTGTTTATCAACGTGATTAAAAATGCCATCCAGTCCCTGCCGAACGGCCACGGCAGGATCACCCTCACGACAAGTTATTGTCAGGAAAGGGATGGCGTCGTCATCACCTGCCAGGATACGGGCAAGGGCATCCCGACGGCACAGCAGAAGGATATTTTCAAACCTTTTTTTACGACCAAAGGGGTGGGCGAGGGCACCGGACTTGGCCTTTATATTTCCCACGAGATTATTAAACTGCATGGCGGCAGCATTGATGTGACGAGCGAAGAGGGCAGGGGAACAGCAATGATCATCGAACTACCCTGCCACAGGAGAGAGGCATGA
- a CDS encoding arginine decarboxylase, pyruvoyl-dependent, giving the protein MMFFTKGVGTHKEELHSFELALRDAGIEKCNLVQVSSIQPPHCKVISKARGLESLQPGAITYCVLSRCCSNEPRRLLAASVGCAIPTDKNAYGYISEHHSFGQTERQAGDYAEDLAAAMLASTLGIDFNIDESWDEKKEIFKISGKIVSTRNITQSSIVKNQGYTTVIALAVFVF; this is encoded by the coding sequence ATGATGTTTTTTACCAAAGGCGTGGGCACCCACAAGGAGGAACTCCATTCTTTTGAACTGGCACTGCGGGACGCCGGCATTGAAAAGTGTAACCTTGTGCAGGTTTCCAGCATCCAGCCGCCGCACTGCAAGGTGATATCCAAGGCGCGAGGTCTGGAATCATTGCAGCCGGGCGCAATCACCTACTGCGTGCTCAGCCGCTGTTGCAGCAATGAGCCGCGCAGGCTGCTGGCCGCCTCGGTGGGATGCGCCATTCCGACCGACAAGAATGCCTACGGTTACATCAGCGAGCACCATTCCTTCGGTCAGACGGAAAGACAGGCAGGCGATTATGCGGAAGATCTGGCGGCGGCCATGCTGGCCTCCACGCTAGGTATTGATTTCAATATTGATGAGAGTTGGGATGAAAAAAAGGAGATATTTAAAATAAGCGGCAAGATCGTCAGCACGCGCAATATAACACAGTCCAGCATCGTTAAGAATCAGGGATATACGACCGTCATTGCCTTGGCCGTATTTGTATTTTGA
- a CDS encoding response regulator, giving the protein MIDLIVVDDEEGVRRSLRKVLEKDGYNVLLAENGEQAINIVGNNGRAIETVISDYKMPGLNGLETLTAIGHLNPEITRIMLTGYATMESAIEAVNAGIDGFLTKPFENSELKAKVREYNLKKRLKQFVSDQIITELQREGNNIRPRRQMVSVIFSDIRGFSAMAETMEPEDLGDMLNHRYFSPLDNIIFEFNGTLDKHIGDNIMGVFGAPVAYEDDAIRAVMSALQMRETMEIMNEKAGGSGRQIGIGIGISTGVAMAGIFGSSRKKEYTVFGPPVNLASRLEGLAKVNQILICEDTYRLVQQRVRAEIVALPPIKGIERRLDVYSVLEAI; this is encoded by the coding sequence ATGATTGACCTGATAGTTGTTGACGACGAAGAAGGCGTAAGGCGATCTCTGCGCAAGGTCTTGGAAAAAGACGGGTACAATGTCCTCCTGGCCGAAAACGGCGAACAGGCCATCAATATCGTCGGTAACAATGGACGGGCGATTGAAACGGTAATCTCTGATTATAAGATGCCCGGCTTGAATGGGCTGGAAACACTCACGGCTATCGGCCATCTGAACCCTGAAATTACCCGGATCATGTTGACCGGCTACGCGACGATGGAAAGCGCGATTGAGGCGGTCAATGCCGGGATTGACGGGTTTCTTACGAAACCCTTTGAAAATAGCGAATTAAAGGCCAAGGTGCGGGAGTATAATCTCAAGAAGCGCCTCAAGCAATTTGTCTCCGATCAGATCATCACGGAGTTGCAGCGGGAAGGAAATAATATCCGGCCCCGCCGGCAAATGGTGAGCGTCATCTTTTCTGATATCCGCGGCTTCTCTGCCATGGCGGAAACAATGGAACCTGAAGACTTGGGCGACATGTTGAACCATCGCTATTTCTCGCCCCTCGACAACATCATTTTCGAGTTTAACGGCACGCTGGACAAGCATATCGGCGACAACATCATGGGCGTTTTTGGAGCCCCCGTAGCCTATGAAGATGATGCGATCAGGGCCGTTATGAGCGCCCTGCAAATGAGAGAAACGATGGAAATTATGAACGAGAAGGCGGGCGGGTCGGGCCGCCAAATCGGAATCGGTATCGGGATCAGTACGGGGGTGGCGATGGCCGGGATCTTTGGCTCGTCGAGAAAGAAGGAATATACCGTTTTTGGTCCGCCCGTAAACCTGGCCTCCCGTTTGGAGGGCCTGGCGAAAGTGAATCAAATCCTGATCTGTGAAGACACTTATCGCCTTGTTCAACAGCGCGTCCGAGCGGAGATAGTTGCCCTGCCTCCCATAAAGGGAATTGAACGCCGGCTTGATGTTTACAGCGTTCTGGAAGCAATTTAG